In the genome of Chlamydia sp., the window CGCACTATTCTTGGGTATTCAGAAAGCAAAATTTCGTCAGCCTGTTAAACCTGGGGATGTGTTGACTTTGAAAGCAGATTTTTCTTTGATCTCCGCTAAAGGAGGGAAAGCTGTGGCGCAAGCTTTTGTAGACTCTCAGGTCGCAGCTGAAGGAGAGCTTAGCTTTGTTCTTGTTAAAAAAGAGTCTATATAAAGAGGAAGCGTATGACCAACATTCATCCTACAGCAATTGTGGAAGATGGGGCGCGGATTGGAAACAATGTAACGATAGAACCCTATGCTATTGTAAAAAAGAATGTGACGCTTTGTGATGATGTAGTGGTCAAGTCCTACGCATATATCGATGGGTTCACAACAATCGGCCGAGGGACAATAGTTTGGCCTTCTGCAATGATTGGGAATAAACCACAAGATCTCAAATTCAAAGGGGAGAAAACCTTTGTTGAAATTGGAGAGCATTGTGAAATCCGCGAATTTGCTATGATCACTTCCTCTACGTTTGAGGGAACTAAGGTTTCTGTAGGGAATAATTGCTTAATTATGCCCTGGGCACATATCGCGCATAATTGTTCTGTGGGGAATAATGTGGTGTTTAGCACGCACGTACAGTTGGCTGGGCACGTACAAGTTGGTGATTGCGTGACTATAGGCAGCATGGTGGGAGTTCATCAGTTTGTTCGCATAGGTTCTTATGCAATGGTGGGGGCTATGAGTGCTGTTCGCCGCGATATTCCGCCCTTTACCATAGGAACGGGGAATCCATATGCTTTGGGGGGAATTAACAAAGTTGGATTACAGCGGCGTTGTGTGCCTTTTGAAACTCGCTTAGCATTAATTAAAACCTTTAAACGAGTTTTTCGTTCAGAGGAGTCTTTCCAAGATTCTTTAGAAAGCGTGTTAGAGGATTTTGGAGAATTCTCCGAAGTGCGTCACTTTGTTGAATTCTGTCGACAGCCAAGTAAGCGAGGTATAGAGAGGGGTACAGATTGTGAGGTGCCTTTCGAAGAGTCAATAGAGAAAAAAGAAGGAGCATTCGTTGAATCTTAGAGTCGTTTATCTGGGGACTCCTCAATTTGCGGCTACTGTTTTAGAAACGCTGTTGGATGCGCATATCCTCGTTGTTGGTGTTGTTACACGAGTAGACAAACCACAGAAACGTTCGTCTAGATTAATCAGCTCGCCTGTAAAGCAGTTAGCTTTATCTAAAAATATCCCTTTGCTTCAACCTATCAAAACAACAGATCCTGATTTCCTTACTCAGCTACGAGAATGGCAGGCGGATGTTTTTGTCGTTGTTGCGTATGGGGTAATTTTAAAGCAGGAGCTTCTCGATATCCCTAAATATGGGTGTTATAATCTTCATGCTGGATTGTTACCAGCATATCGAGGGGCTGCGCCTATTCAGCGCTGCATTATGGATGGTGGAACTCTTTCTGGAAATACAGTGATCCGCATGGATGCCGGCATGGATACCGGAGATATCGCAAATATCAACCATGTCCTTATTGGAGAGGACATGACTGCAGGTGAGCTTTCTGAAGTTCTTGCCGCTTCTGGTGGGCAACTTTTGTTAAAAACTTTACAAGAAATAGAAGCGGGAACTATTCATCATATTCCCCAAAATAATGAGATGGCTTCCTTAGCTCCTAAGTTGACTAAGGAGGATGGGTTGGTGAATTGGAGTGCTTCTGCGTCTCAAGTGTACGCACATATTCGTGGAGTCTCTCCTTCCCCAGGGGCGTGGACGCGCTTTTCCTCCAAAGATGGGAAGATACGGCGTCTAGGGATTCTTTCTGCTCGGATGGCATTCCTTTCAGGTGATTATGGTGCTCCTGGGCAAGTGCTTCAGAATTCTGGAGAAGATTTAGTAGTTGCTTGTTGTCAAGGAGCTTTAAGACTACTCGTAGTGCAACCCGAAGGGAAGGGCTCTATGAGTGCAAAAGATTTTTTTAATGGGCAATCTCGGTTGATTTCCCATTTTATCTAAATCGTTCGTTCGCAAATTAAAAAAATGTTTTGGTTTTCGAGTCGAGGAGCCTATTTAAGGGAGGAGTAGGAAGTTTTCTTTTTTCGATTTAAGTAGCAGAAGTGATACAATGTTCCCCTAGGTTGTGTATAAACATTGAAGCAGGTAGGTGAAATATGGCTTCTGTATGTGGGCGTTTAGGATTTGGTGCAAGGGAGGCCGTAAAGGCTTTTTTTACACATCCAGGTAATAAACTGGCAAGGATTGTGAACAGCACGAAAGGAGTGGATAAAATAGCGAAAACTGCAAAGGCCGCTTCTGAGTTTACGGCAAGTGTTTTGGAGCAAACAGTAGGTGCTGAGGCCGACTCATTTATCTCCGCTACTAAGTTTGCAAAAGGATTTGGGGATGCGCGAACTGTAATTGCTTTGGGAAATATTTTTAACGGATCCTTACCTGGAGCAGTTCAAAACGCGAAATCTGTCTTCTCTCATATAAGAGCAGCGAAGAGAGGGGAAGACGAGGATTCGGAAGATGGTTGTGTTTCTCACAAACGAAGAGCTGCAGCAGCGGCTTGTGGCTTTGTTGGAAGTGTCACATACTTGACTACTTTCGGAATGATTCGGCCAGCGTTGTTGGTCAACAAGCTTCTGGCGAAGCCATTTCTTTCTTCTGGGGCAAAAGATGGGCTGGGGCAATCTGTTGGCTATATCATGGCAGCAAACCATGCTGCAACGGTTTTAGGGGCAGGACTCAGTATTAGTGCAGAAAGAGCGGATTGTCAGGCGCGTTGTGAGCGTTTAGCTCATGAAAATGGTCAGGAGCTTTTAGGAGAAGTTGATGGTCAAAACCAGGGAAAAATTGCAAAAGAAAAAGCCAAGTCTTTAACCCGTATCAAGTATGCAATTCTGACTATGATAGAAAAATTCTTAGAATGTGTTGCCGATGTTTTCAAGTTGGTTCCGTTGCCAATTACACAAGGTGTTCGTGCTATTGTGGCTGCTGGATGTACGTTAACATCCGCTGTTATCGGTTTATGCGCTTTTTGTTCCAAGGTATAAAAGATTTTTTGACATTTTTAAGAGTGGGGCTGTTTCTAAAAAAGAAACAGCCTTTTTTATCTAAAAGATGTTTCGCTTTTCTTATTGTAAAAATCATCCCCCTTTGATAATCTGTTCTTTTAATTTTCTTGGATAGGCGTTTTAAGTTTTCTTCCAAGGAAGCTCCACTAGTGAAATCTAGAACGATTTTTCAGGCTTTGTTTTTGCGATTTTTTGGTGTGGGATTTCTTAACGTCAAGAAAAATCTCTTGTGTGGATGTCGCGGGTTATATACCATTGCCCATTCGCCGCCTTTGTTTGCTTTAAAGAGTCGCGTTTTCTTTGTTTAGAAGTCGCTTTTATGAGGTGGAGGGCATGGCCGTTTAGT includes:
- the lpxA gene encoding acyl-ACP--UDP-N-acetylglucosamine O-acyltransferase yields the protein MTNIHPTAIVEDGARIGNNVTIEPYAIVKKNVTLCDDVVVKSYAYIDGFTTIGRGTIVWPSAMIGNKPQDLKFKGEKTFVEIGEHCEIREFAMITSSTFEGTKVSVGNNCLIMPWAHIAHNCSVGNNVVFSTHVQLAGHVQVGDCVTIGSMVGVHQFVRIGSYAMVGAMSAVRRDIPPFTIGTGNPYALGGINKVGLQRRCVPFETRLALIKTFKRVFRSEESFQDSLESVLEDFGEFSEVRHFVEFCRQPSKRGIERGTDCEVPFEESIEKKEGAFVES
- the fmt gene encoding methionyl-tRNA formyltransferase; this encodes MNLRVVYLGTPQFAATVLETLLDAHILVVGVVTRVDKPQKRSSRLISSPVKQLALSKNIPLLQPIKTTDPDFLTQLREWQADVFVVVAYGVILKQELLDIPKYGCYNLHAGLLPAYRGAAPIQRCIMDGGTLSGNTVIRMDAGMDTGDIANINHVLIGEDMTAGELSEVLAASGGQLLLKTLQEIEAGTIHHIPQNNEMASLAPKLTKEDGLVNWSASASQVYAHIRGVSPSPGAWTRFSSKDGKIRRLGILSARMAFLSGDYGAPGQVLQNSGEDLVVACCQGALRLLVVQPEGKGSMSAKDFFNGQSRLISHFI